CCTTCCCGCTGGGGACCGTCCGGACTTTCGGCTCGTTGCCGTCGTCGGGGTTGTGATAGACGAGGACGTCCTGGAGCTCCTCACGGGGGAGCAACTGACTCATCGCTTTGGCCAGCATCGACTTGCCCGTCCCGGGCGAGCCGATCATCATCACGTGTCGGCGCTGTTTGGCCGCTTTCTTGATGACGTCCCGGGCGTGATCCTGCCCGATGACCTGATCGACGAGACGGTCGGGGACCTCGATGTCGGCGGTCGAATCGATTTCGAGACCGCCGAGCAAGTCCTCCTCTTCGCCGTCGAGGTTGCTCTCTCCCTCGACCTCGACGTCGCTTCCGAGGGTCGTATCCCCGTCGTCACCGTCGACGGTCGGCTCTGACGCCCGCTCGTCGTCCGTCTCAGCAGGGCTGTCGGCCGCCGTGGCCTCGCCGGCGTCGGTGTTCTCCCGGCCGGCGTCGGGAGCCGCGTCGTGTTCGGTATTATCGCTCATACAAACGTTGCTAACACCGGATTTCAAGGGCTGTCTACTGATATACTTTCTCCCCGCATCCGGGGTCGATACACACCGAAAACCGCACGAGGGCTCCCGATCCGGCCGTCGTCAGGTCCTCCGCTCGCCTCCGTCGTCGGGTTTATCAAACCACCAGTCACACAGTCGGGTATGCGTGGGTTCTACATCGGGCGGTTCCAGCCCTATCACGACGGCCATCACGCGATGGTCGATCGGATCACCGACGAGGTCGACGAACTCGTCCTCGGGATCGGGAGCGCCGACGACTCGCATACGACACACGACCCGTTTACCGCCGGCGAGCGGATCATGATGATCACCAAAGCCGTCGCGGAGTTCGACCTGACGACCTACGTCGTCCCGCTGGAGGACATCAACCGCAACGCCGTCTGGGTGAGCCACGTAGAGAGTATGTGCCCGGACTTCGACGTCGCCTACTCGAACAACCCGCTCGTCGTCCGACTCTTCGAGGAGAGCGGCATCGAGGTCCGGCAGTCCCCGATGTTCGACCGGGACCGTCTCGAAGGCAGCGAGATCCGCCAGCGGATGATCCACGACGAGTCCTGGCGCGACCGGGTCCCGGACTCGGTGGTCGACGTCATCGAGGAGATCCACGGCGTCAAGCGCCTCCAGCACGTCTCCGACAGCGACTCGCTGGACCGCTACACCGCCGAGGACGAGAAGATCGACCGGCCGGCGGTCGGCGAGGACGGATGATCACGCTCGCGTCGGACTTCGGGACGCCGTATCCGGCCGCGATGCGTGGTGTGATCTGTACGCGGACCGACGCTCGCATCGAGGACATCGCCCACGACTTCCCCCGACAGGACGTCCGTGCCGCGGCGTTCTGGCTCACACAGACGCTCCCGTACTTCCCGCCGGCAGTCCACTGCGTGGTCGTCGATCCCGGCGTCGGCACAGACAGGGACGCCGTCGTCGTCCGCGCCGGCACGCACGCGCTCGTCGCCCCCGACAACGGCGTCGCCCTTCCGGTCGCTCGTGAACTGGCCGATTCTGTCGAGGTGTTCACCTGGGCCTACGACGACCCGGCCAGTTCGACGTTTCACGGGCGGGACGTCTTCGCGCCCGCCGCGGCCGCGGTCCACGAGGCCGGTGTCGACGTCGTCTCCGAACTCGACCGGACGACGCCGACCGACGACTACGTCGACCTGCAGTTCCCGACCGCCGAACTCGTGGACGGCGGCGCGCGCGGCGAGGTACTCGTCGTCGACGGCTTCGGCAACGTCGTCACGAATATACCCGGATCGATCCTGGAGAGTCGTTTCGGCGGGACCGTCACCGTCGACGGCGACCCGATCCCAGTCCGCCGCGCCTACGCGGCCCTCGATCCCGGGGACAGACTGGTGACCGTCGGCAGCCACGGCAACGTCGAACTCGCGGTCACCCAGGGGCGGGGCGACGACGCGTTCGGCGTCGGCGTCGGCGATCCAGTGTCCCTGGCGTTGTAGCCGAATCCGTTCGGTCTATCATGTTTTAGGGTGGCCGAAAAATCGACGGGGTTAAGTTCTTTAGGCCAGCCTAATCAAATATGCCAGACAGACGAGACCTGTTGAAGACGGTCGGTATCGCAGCGAGTGGCCTGCTCGCTGGCTGTCCGGGTTCGAGTTCGAACGCACAGACCGACGACGGATCGACGGCCACACAGACCGAGACGGCCACACGGACCGAGGAGCCGACGGCGACCGCTGAGCCGACGCCGGTCGGCCCGATGACCGCCGTCGCGGCCGAGTGGTCGGTCTACCGTGCCCGACTGTACGACGCCGTGGCGCTCGGGCGCGCCGGTGCGCCCGCCGCAGGGGCGACCGTCGCGGGGAACATCTTCGCTCGCTTCGAGGGGGCGAACGGCGAGTACGGCGCCCACGAACGGCTGGAATCGACATCCGAGGCGGCCTACGAGGGATTCGAGGGAGCGCTCGGTGACCTCCAGTCGGCGCTCTCGGAGGGCAACGTCGAAGCCGCCGCCGACGCGGCGGACACGGCCAGCAGTGCCCTCCAGACCGCACAGCAGGCCGCGACGACCCAGAGGGCGACCCGCGTGTTCGACCTGCTCGTGATCGGATCGCGGGCGAACAACGCCGGCGGCCTGGCCCGCGCTGGAGCCGTCGAGGCGGCCGGGCCGGTCGCCGAGGCGGCCACCATCTCGTTCGAAGACGGCCTCGTCCACGATGTCCTCGAATCGGCTGACGAGGGGGTCTACGAGCGCTTCGAGAGCGCGCTGTCGACGGTGCAGTCGGCGGCCGGTAGCGGCGACGGCGAGGGCGTCGTCGAGGCCGCCGGCACCGCTCTGGACGCCGCTGTCGAGGGAGCCTACGCCATCGCCAGCGCACAGGCGGTCGCCGACACCGGCCACCTCGCGACGCTCCAGTCCCGAGGTTGGGACGCCGCCGCGGTCTCGCTGCTGGGCGGTCCCGGCGCGGACTACGCACACGCGGCGACCCTGAACAGCTACCGGGCGCGGGTCGCCGACGCCCAGTGGCTCGCTCGGCGCGGCGGTACCGACACCGCCGGCCAGATGGCACAGGACGTCTTCGCCCACTTCGAGGGCGCCGCCGCCCACGATCCCTTCGAAGAGGCCAACAGCGAGGCCTACGAGGCCTTCGAGTCCGGGCTCTCGTCGTTGACGACGGCGATCGACGACGGGGACACGAGCGGGATCGGGGACGCGGTCGGGACGGTCGATACGAACCTCGTGGCCGGCATCGAGGCGCTGGCCGGCGGGTCCGCTCCGGTCCTCCAGTCGGGCTTCTTCAAGGCTCGCTTCGCCGACGCCCGGGAACTGTACCGCCAGGACAAGAACGCACAGGCGGTCACCGTCACCCAGGACCTGTTCGAACGGTTCGAGGCCAACGAACTGGACTTCCACGAGACGCTGGAGGAGACCAGCGAGTCGCTGTACGAGACCTTCGAGGAGGAGCATCTCACGAGCCTGATCACCGCCTACGAGAACGGCGACGACGCGGCGGTCGACACCCACCACCAGGGTGTGCTCGACGCGCTGTTGTCCTTCGAGAGCGAGTACACGCCCGCCGTCGCCAGCGGCTCCGGCGCGACGTACATGGCCGCGCTCGGGTTCGACGCGGCTGCGGTCGACGCGCTGGGTCACGACGCCCGGGCGGCCGAACTCGGCCAGCAAGCCCTCGCCTTCTTCGAGAACGGTGCGGCGGGCTACCACGAAGCCCTCGAAGAGGCCGACGAGGAACTCTACCACCGGTTCGAGGACGAGGCGCTCGGCGCAGTGATCTCGGCCGCGCAGAACGGCGAGGACGTCTACCCGCCCGCCAAGAGCTTCGGCGACGCCGCCGTGGAGACGGTGTCGGCGATCACCGCGGCCAGCGGGGGGAGCGACGCGCCGGTCCCGATCGCGCAGGGTATCTTCCAGACCTTCGAGAACGCGTCGGTCCACGACCGCCTGGAGAGCGCCTCCCAGTCGGCCTACGAAGGGTTCGAGTCGGCGCTCTCGGACTACGTCCAGGGGCTCCAGTCCGGCAGCGGTGACCCTGCTTCCTTCGCTGCCGCGGCCCGTACCGCACAGTTCGCCGTCGTGGGTGCCGTCGACGCCGCCCCCAGTGGCGGCACTGGCGGCTCCGGCGGGGAGTCCGAGTCGGACCCGTCTCTCTCGGGCGGGCCGAACGTCGTCGAGGGGGTCCCCGAGGACGCCGACCACGTCGTGGGGATGCAGGCGGTCGCCTTCGACCCGGAGGAACTGACCGTCAACGTCGGCGACACGGTCGCCTTCGAACACGCCGCCGGCGAGGCACACAACGTCGTGGCCTACGACGACGGCATCCCCGAGGGTGCCGACTACTGGGCCTCCGGCGGCTTCGACAGTGAATCGGCGGCCCGCGAAGGCTGGGAGAGCGGCGAGGGTGCCGTCCAGTCCGGCCAGAGCTACGTCCACACCTTCGAGACGGCCGGCGAGCACGAGTACTTCTGTACGCCCCACGAGGCCGCGGGGATGGTCGGAACGATCGTCGTCGAGGAATGATCTAGGCCGGCCAAAGATCGATGCCTTTTTGTGCTTTAGGCTAGCCTAAACAACTGTATGCCGGGTCACCGAGCGGCTTGGTGTGAACGTCTTTGCCGGGGAGAGTGTGTGTCGAGAGACGCCGGCTTCCCGCTCGCTGGACCCGGAGCAAGGAGGACGACGGGGGGTGGCTGTCAGGAACTGTAGCTGTCCATGTTCGGTTCATGGCTGCGCGGCGGCGTCTACCGTGGGCGCGGTTCGTCGCCGCACACACGAGTGCCGACTCGTGTCTGTCCCATCTTCTCGCCCGCGTCCGCGGGCACTCCGGAATCTCCCAGCAGTTTTCGCCGATTCTCCCGACCGCTCGCTCCGGCAGCCACTACTGGCTGTGTTTCGCCGACTCACCGGCTGCTACGGGTGGGGTGTCGACTCGCAAAATAAAAGCGGCTTGTCGAACGTGTCGCCGTGGACTTACGACGAAGAGATGACGTCGTCGATCCGGACGATCATCGTCGCGGCCTCGGTCGCGGAATCGACGGCCTCCCGCTTGACTGCGGCGGGGTCGAGGATGCCGTACTCGACGGGGTCGCCGACGAGGCCCGTCTGACCCTCGCTGATGACGCCTGCGATACCCTCGCTCTCGTGTTCCGAGCGCAGGTCGACGAGCGCGTCGATGGCGTCCAGCCCGGTGTTCTCCGCGAGCGTACGGGGCAGGACGTCGACGGCGTCGGCGAAGGCCTCGACGGCCAGTTGCTTGCGACCCTCGATAGAGGCCGCCTCGCTGCGGATCTCGTCGGCGATCGCGATCTCGGTCGCACCGGCACCGGGGACGACGCCGCCCTTGTCGAGTGCGGCGACGACGACATCCAGCGCGTCGTTCAGCGCGCGCTCGATCTCGTCGACGACGTGGTCGGTGGAACCGCGGGCGAAGACCGTGACGGACTCGGCGGCGGCGCCACCGCGGATGAACGTCACCTCGTCGTCGCCGTGTTTCTCGACGGCGACGCTCTCGGCGTGACCCAGGGCGTCCTCGGTCAAGTCCTCGACGGAGCCGACGCGCTTGGCACCGGTCGTCTCGACGATGTCTTTCGCCGTCGAGGAGTCGACGTTCTCGGCGGCGAAGATGCCTTCCTTGGCCAGGGTCGAGGCGACGAGATCGGAGATGTCGTCGGTGACGAACGCCACGTCGGCGCCGCTGTCGACGATGGCCTTGGCGTAGCCTTGCAGTTCCTCCTGTTCGGCGTCGAGTGCGGCGTTGAGTTCGTCGACGTTCGTGACGTTGTAGCTTGCGTCGATGTTGCTCTCTTTGACGCCGAGTTCGGCGTCGACGACGGCGATCTCCGCGTCCTCGACGGAGGTAGGCATGTTGTCGTGGACGGGCGTCTCGTCGATGATGACGCCTTCGACGAGTTCCGTCGCCGAGGAGGCCGCACCCGTCTGGGTGTAGATCTCGATGTTGTCACGGACGACACCGGTGTCGGTCTTGGCGTGACGGACCGCGTCGACGATGACTTCGGCCAGGCGACCCGCTTCGACGTCGCCGGTGCCTTTGCCGGTCATCGAGGACTCGGCGACCTCGACGAGCGTGTCGTCGTCCAGGTCGACGTCGAGGACGTTCTCCTCGATGGACGCCTGGGCCAGTTGGGCCGCGGCGTGGTACCCTTCGACGATCGTCGTCGGGTGGACGTCGTCGTCCAGCAGGTCCTCGGCTTTCGCCAGCAGTTCGCCGGCGAGGACAGACGCCGTCGTCGTCCCGTCGCCGACCTCGTCCTCCTGGGTCTGGGCGACTTCGACGATCATCTGTGCCGCGGGATGTTCGATATCCATCTCCGAGAGGATGGTGGCGCCGTCGTTGGTGATGACGACGTCCCCGTCGTCGGAGACGAGCATCTTGTCCATCCCACGCGGACCGAGCGTGGTACGTACCGACTCACTGACGGCCTTTCCGGCGGAGATGTTCGATGACTGTGCGTCCTTTCCGTGTGTGCGCTGGGCGTCCTCGTCGAGAATGAAGAGGGGCTGGCCGCCCATGCGTCGCTGGCCAGATGACATATGTGGGTTTCCTCACCTAAAACGTCGTAAGCGGTTCTATATAAAACTTCCGAACAGGGTTCCCCTCGTATCCGCGGACGACGGCGGTCCCACAACTCCGGTTCGCCGGTGGTTTAATGCGGCGGTGGACGTACCGTTCGGTGATGCTCGAACTGGAGCACGGGTTCCGTATCGTCGATGTCGCGGGCCAGATCGAACCCGAGGAAGGACGCCGGCCACGGCCCGGAATCGGCGGTGCCGAGCAGTTCGAGCGCGAGATGCGCCAGGCCGGGATCACGAGAGCCCTCGTCCATCCGAGCACACGGGAAGGAAGTTACCTGAAAGCGAACAACGCCGTCGCCCGGACGACGGTCGGGCGCCCGTTGGTCGCACTCGCTCGACTGAACGGCGTCCAGGAGGTCGGGGACGGTCCGACCGCGGCGCTGCGGAACCTCGCGATCAGTCGCGGTCCCGACCACGTCTCTCCCGAGGATATCGAGCAGTTCGCCTACGACGAGCGGTTCTGTGGGTTCGTGCTCGACCCGGCCGAAGACGGGTTGCCCGACTCCGCGGTGCTGGCGGAACTATCGACGGTTTCTCAACCGGTTCTGGTCCACGGCGGCGAACGGTTCCCCCCGTCAGCGGTCGCCGAATCGTTGCTCGAGGGGGAGTTCCCGGTCGTCCTCTCACATTTCGGTGCCCACCCGCTTCGCAGGGACCTGATGACCGAGGCGATCGACCTTCTGGACAGCTACGACGACCTCTATCTCGACACTAGCCTCGTCCGCTATCGCGACCCGCTAGAGCGGGCGATCCGCGAACACCCGGACCGGGTCTGTTTTGGCAGCGGCGCGCCCGACGCCCACCCCAACGTAGCCGTGATGGAGATCCTGACGCTGGATATCCCGGAAGACGCGATGAAGAAAGTGTTCTCGAACAACCCAGGACGGGTCTTCGACCCGCTGGCGCTCTAGCGCCAGTCGTAGACGGTCACCGCACGGTCGGCCCGCACCGACCGTCCGTTGGGGTTGCGACGGTCGGTCCTGTCCCTGACCGACGCGATGAGGCCGTCTTTCGTCCCGCTGGCGATACCGCCGACGACCGATCGCCCGGTGCCTACCCACTCCGAGAGGGTCGTCTCGTTTCTGAGGACGCCTCGTAACGCGTCGCCGCCGTCCCGGCCCGCGTGGCTGACGATCCGCCGGACGACCGTCGGGCGGAGCCCGTAGTTTTTCACCAGCCGATACGCGAGCGACCGATACTTGTTGCCCCAGTCGGTCGCGAGCATCCCGCCGTCGGACTCGAACTCCCGGCTGGCGGTCATCGAGGTATCCCAGATGACCTCGTGACCCGTCCCGGACAGCCGGTGTGCCAGGTCACGGGCGCCGCCGATAGCCACGGACTCGTCGAACCCGTCCAGTGCCTCCAAGACTTCCCGCCGGAAGGCGACGTTTCCGGGGTTGAAATACGTCACCTGCCGGCCAGCGATCGTCCGTCTCTCCTCGCTGTCAGTCGTCAGCCCGGCCATGAGGCGTTCGTGGGTCGGGCCGGTAACGACCGACCCGGCACCGAGTCCGGCGCGGACCGCGTCGGCCCACCCCTCACTCACCGAGAGAGTCTGATCGACCAGTGCGACGGCCTCGCCGGTAACCCTGTCGAGGCCGGCGTTGCGCGCCGTATTGACCGACCGGTCGGCGATCTCGACCAGCACCGAGACGTCGTCGCGGTCTCTGACCATCCCCGTCGTCCCGTCGGCAGAAGGTCCGTTGACGACGATCACCTCCGCGTCGGGGACGTGCTCGGCGAGTGCGTCCAGACAGCCGGCGAGTTCCTCCCGGCCGTTCAGCGTCGGGACCACCACCGATAGCTCCATGGTATCCGGTAGTTCCCCGGAACCGCATAAACCCCGCGGGGCAGAGTCGTCGTCTCGATGGGCCGCGTTCACGGCCTAGACGTGGGTGTTCCAGTAGGAGACCGACGCGATTTTCTTGCCCAGGGGCGTCCCGCCGATGACGGTGTCGATCGAGCGGAAGGACGCGGCGAGTTCGTTCGGGATCTTTCGATAGAACCCGTAGGGGAGGACCCAATCGTGGGTCGCCTCGGTCAGTTCGAGCCCCGCGCCGTCGAGTAGCCGGTCGACCTCCCACCGGGAGTAGAGCCGCGACCCCATCGGGAGCGCCCAGTTGTACGTCGACCGCGTCGAGAACCGATTGAACGTGTCGAAGACGACCTGCTCTTTGGCGACCCGCCGCATCTCCGCGAGGAACGCCGCAGGCGTATCCGCCAGGTGGAAAAACCGCATCGCCAGCACTGCATCGAAGTGGTCGTCGGGGAACGGCAGGCGGGCAGCGTCGCCGCGCATGAACTCCACGTGGTCGTCGACGTCGGCCGCAGCGGCCTTCTGTCGACCCTGTTGGAGCATCGGGCCGGAGATATCCAGTCCGACGATGTCGGCGCCGCGCTCGGCGAGCATGACGGTAAAGCGTCCGGTACCACAGGCGACTTCGAGGATACTCCGGTCGTCGACCGGTCCGAGCGCGTCGAGTACGGCCTGTTTTTCGCGGCGGTCGATGAGCCGGCCACCGCGGGAGAAGCGCTTGTCGTCGTACTCCTCGGCCACGTTGTCGGCCTGGTACCACTCCTGCCCTTTCACGCTTGGAACCTCCCCGCTGGGAGAATAAAACGATACTGGAATCGATAGTCGGTGAGAAACCGTTGCAGGGAACGCGCATATAAGGTTACATTATACAGTCAATACTCTCTGTATTGTTTGGTCACACATGTAGCCAACTTTTACCAGGATGTTTGTACCTCTGTCCAGTATGAGTACGATCTCCGATGAAACGCTGGCAACTCCCTTCGCGACCGAGGAGTTTCGCGAGCGGCTCCGTGACCTGCCGCCGAGCGCGAAACTCGTCGCGAAGGTGCTCGAAGACGAGGCGCCGCTCTCGCAGGGACAACTGGCAGACGCTTCGTTGCTCCCCGACCGCACCGTCCGGTACGCGCTGAACCGGCTGGAGGATTCCGGACTCGTCGAATCCCGGTATAGCTTCACCGACGCGCGCAAACAGGTGTACTTTTTGTCGACCTGACCGACACGTCCGGGCATGGACTGGACACGGGTCGACGTTCCCGTGGCGACGCGCGCACCGACGGGCCAAACGGCGGCGTATCTGGTCGGGCGGTCGCTCCTGGTCGACCCCGCTGCCGGGAGCGACGCGCTCGACGCTCTCACGTCCAGGGTCGAACACATCGCGGTTACACACCACCACCCCGACCACGTCGGCGGCGTCGCCGACTACGCGGCGGAGACAGAGGCGACCGTCTGGGCTCGTGCGGGCCGGACGGCCGCCTTCGAGCGAGCGACCGGTGTCGCACCGGATCGGACGTTTAGCGAGGGGGGTACGATCCCGACCCGCCAGGGCGCGGTGACGGTGCTTGACACGCCCGGCCACGCACCAGAACACGTCGCTTTCGAGGCTGACGACACGGTTGTCTCGGGAGACCTCGCTGTCGCCGCCGGCAGCGTCGTCGTCGGCGCGCCCGAGGGCGACATGCGGGCGTACCTGACCTCGTTGCGGCGGCTGGTCGCTCGTGCCCCCGACCGTTTGCTTCCGAGCCATGGCCCCCGTATCGACGACCCCCAGCAGGCGTGTCGACGCCTGCTCGCCCACCGTCTCGACCGCGAGTGGCGTGTCCGGGCGGCGGTCGAGGACGGCGCGGCTACTCTCGACGAGATCCTCGACGTAGCCTACGAGAAGGATCTCTCCGGCGTCCGGGACCTCGCCCGTGCGACGGTCCGTGCCCATCTGGAGAAACTCGCGGTCGAAGGCGCGCTCGCCTGGGACGGCGAGCGTGTGGTGCCCGCTTGAGGGCGGCCCGTGACACGCACCTTTTGTCCGCTCGGACGAACAACTGCGTATGGAATCGCTCGAATCCGAACTCGACCGTGCCCGGGACCTCGACGTGGCCGACCTGGCCGACGCCATCGAATCGATCGGGTTCGAGTGTACACGCTGTGGGGCCTGCTGTACGGCCGATGCCGGTTGTGACAGCGAGGCCGAACCCGGAGCTCCCGACGATCCGCACACGGCGACGGTCTTTCCCGACGAGATCCGTCGGCTCCAGGCGTCCGGACCCGGCGATACCGAGTACGACTTCCGGGACGTGGCGCGGCCGATGCCCTACGGGCTCACCGACGGCCCGGACGGCCCCGAGGGCGAGACGTTCGAGTGGGCGCTCCAGACTGACGACTGTGGCGACTGTACCTTCTACGAGGAGACCGACGGCACCGGTGCCTGTACGGTCCACGAGGACCGGCCGCTCATCTGTCGGACCTACCCGTTCAGCGTCGCGCTGGGCGGGACGACACAGCCGATGGGCGATGCGGTCGACGAGGCGGGGATGGTCCGGGCCCACGAGTGTGAGGGACTGGGCCGGGAGATCGACCGAGAGGACGCCGAGGAACTGGCGGCGGCGCTCAAAGAGCGAGCAGTCCGTGAACTCGAAGAAGCGATCGGCGTCCGCGAGCAGTACCAGCCGGTCGAGACGGGGGCCGGCGAGGTCGTCGTCCACGACTCAGAGGGGCAAAAGCGCCCCGACGGAACCCACAGAGAGTGAGTCCGGCCGATCCTGTGACCTAGACGTTCTCGTCGATGATCTCGCCGACCGCGAAGTTCGATTTCACTTCCGTCACTTCGATCTTCACTCGTTCGTCGATCTCGGCACCGGGGACGATGATGACGTACCCCCGCTCGACCCGGGCGATCCCGTCGCCCTGCTTGCCGATGTCTTCGATTTCGACGTACCGTGTCTCGCCGGGCTCGACGGGCGGCTGTGGCTGGTCCGGGGGCGTCTCGCTCGCTGCTCCCTCGCTGTCTGCGCTCTCGTCGTCGGCGGAGATGAGTGCGACGCGATAGGTACCACCGGCCTCGACCGCGCCGGTTTCGATCTCCCGGCGCGGGACCTCCACGACGTATCGGTCACCTTCGTCGGTCACGTCCGCACTGAACAGACACAGGAGTTTCTCCGAGATTTCCAATGTAGTAGACCTCCGTTTGCGCTACTGTTTGCCCATCACTATAGAACTGCCGGACGGTTCAGTGCCTGTTTTCCCCCTGTACCAACCGGCGGTGTAAGCCCGCTGTGGCGGTCTCGATTCCACGACTTGAGACGGAAAACCGCATGACAGCGCGGCGTTAACCGACTGTACCAAACCCCCTAAGGGAGTGTCGGTGTTACCCTGTAGTGTACCAATGAGCGCGACCGCACAGGCGACCGATGCCCCACTCTCGGACAAGCAGCGTCGAATCCTGGAGTACCTCGAAGCCAACGCCGACAGCCAGACCTACTTCAAGTCGCGACTCATCGGCGACGAACTGGAGATGTCCGCCAAGGAAGTCGGCGCAAACATGACCGCCATCGCCAACAGCGCCACCACGATCGACGTCGAGAAGTGGGGCTACTCCTCGTCGACGACGTGGATGGTCGAAGCGTAGCTCCCCCACCGAGAACACCGCTATCGAACCGTCTCCTTACTCGGGATCGTACCGAACCAGCGAGTCCGCCTCGCTCGCCAGTGCGGCGGCGTCGTCACCGAAGGAGTCCGCGTAGCGGACCAGCAGCGTCAACACCGTCTCCGGGTTCGTGATCGCGTAGCCGTCGGCCCGCGAGAGCAGGCCGGCTGCCTCCAGATCGCCGGCGTAGTTACTGACAGTCGGCCGTGAGACACCCAGCTCGTCGGCCAGTTCCGCGGCCGTCACCTCCGGGGTTCGAAGCAGCGTCACGAGCATCCCTCGGGCAGTCTCACGCCGGAGGAAGCCCAGAACCACCTGTTCCGTCTCGGAGAACTGCTCGGCCG
Above is a window of Haloarcula halophila DNA encoding:
- a CDS encoding DUF7123 family protein; this encodes MSATAQATDAPLSDKQRRILEYLEANADSQTYFKSRLIGDELEMSAKEVGANMTAIANSATTIDVEKWGYSSSTTWMVEA
- a CDS encoding YkgJ family cysteine cluster protein, which translates into the protein MESLESELDRARDLDVADLADAIESIGFECTRCGACCTADAGCDSEAEPGAPDDPHTATVFPDEIRRLQASGPGDTEYDFRDVARPMPYGLTDGPDGPEGETFEWALQTDDCGDCTFYEETDGTGACTVHEDRPLICRTYPFSVALGGTTQPMGDAVDEAGMVRAHECEGLGREIDREDAEELAAALKERAVRELEEAIGVREQYQPVETGAGEVVVHDSEGQKRPDGTHRE
- a CDS encoding winged helix-turn-helix transcriptional regulator; its protein translation is MGRDGDVDEDKRDTLRRFAALGAASPFARFGEDNGGSDSDAPGAIAGYVSAHPGTHFSKLRDDLKLGTGETQHHLHRLENENVVTSRKDGDYRRYFPAEQFSETEQVVLGFLRRETARGMLVTLLRTPEVTAAELADELGVSRPTVSNYAGDLEAAGLLSRADGYAITNPETVLTLLVRYADSFGDDAAALASEADSLVRYDPE
- a CDS encoding TRAM domain-containing protein codes for the protein MEISEKLLCLFSADVTDEGDRYVVEVPRREIETGAVEAGGTYRVALISADDESADSEGAASETPPDQPQPPVEPGETRYVEIEDIGKQGDGIARVERGYVIIVPGAEIDERVKIEVTEVKSNFAVGEIIDENV